The Plasmodium malariae genome assembly, chromosome: 3 genome window below encodes:
- the PmUG01_03022700 gene encoding conserved Plasmodium protein, unknown function, translated as MVHVLLGYINDGNRKDELTDKEKINKKFVSKIGGKPFWLDRINLPQEKNFYCLVCNNMMTFLLQLYAPIDKMANCFHRCLYLFICIYCGDQVKCFRTQLPRNNPYYNYYMGSTVVPDKLTDCSCEGANNSVNNYNNGRNYNNGRNYKSISNSKYANECNNNYSCVSDSNRVKQLDQVNKKSNCAASDESHIVANSDACSELSCSSEKLESLTESCNKKAVSPEHTKHLVVSDDMNQQTISDDTNQLGDSDDSNNKKSSSSSSSSSSSSSSSSSSSSSSSSSAASDHSSKRSHSPSITNETSISNRMNTLNSSNDGKLCISLKLENQTSHEQRKSFYRNNNCINKSDTQLTINKKQNGEEAHESIDYLTLLKQDRNVFNNQAEYFFCCSICGIPCASKKKKHEHCQVKNYVIFDENKIYINDEDDCESSSTGSDNSFEDEVDKVGEVGGMDEVDKVGEVGGMDEVGGMDEVGGMDEMGGMDEVGGMDEVDKVDEAGGVLTAGEEVDEDATKRYNTCVCGEKGSIMRRRNADGYSGNMNSLTDYGSAKGKAISSNKHEEEEMDSSEIKAFQDIQKEILGKRKIDKVFLNYLKKIHRFPKQLIRYSYKGTALYTSSIISNSNQNNIICNNGTLEKKNKTLFNVNDIPYCHICKRRKVFEFQVLSTVINYIKIKKKILLNQKTKKSDAINLKFAHIDIYTCENNCDVYDINNMKERLTRSETSRYIQEYACVQVEK; from the coding sequence ATGGTGCATGTACTACTAGGATACATCAATGATGGGAACAGAAAAGATGAATTAacagataaagaaaaaataaataaaaaatttgtatcaAAAATTGGGGGAAAACCATTTTGGCTAGATAGAATAAATTTAccacaagaaaaaaatttctattGTTTAGTTTGTAATAACATGAtgacatttttattacagtTATATGCCCCAATCGATAAGATGGCTAACTGTTTTCATAGatgtttgtatttatttatttgtatatattgtgGTGATCAGGTGAAATGCTTCCGGACCCAGTTGCCGCGCAATAACCCCTACTATAACTACTACATGGGTAGTACTGTTGTTCCTGACAAACTCACTGACTGTAGCTGTGAGGGTGCCAATAACAGTGTTAATAACTACAACAATGGCAGAAACTACAACAATGGCAGAAACTACAAAAGTATCAGTAATAGTAAGTACGCCAATGAATGTAATAACAACTACTCATGTGTGAGCGATTCAAATAGAGTTAAGCAGCTAGACCAGGTGAACAAAAAGAGTAACTGCGCAGCATCAGATGAGTCGCACATCGTTGCCAATTCGGATGCATGTAGCGAACTTAGCTGTTCGAGTGAAAAATTGGAAAGTCTAACTGAGTCATGTAATAAGAAAGCAGTTTCACCTGAGCACACGAAACACTTAGTAGTGTCAGATGATATGAACCAACAAACCATTTCAGACGATACAAACCAATTAGGCGACTCAGATGATAGCAACAACAAGAAATCTTCATCTTCATCTTCATCGTCATCTTCATCTTCATCGTCATCTTCATCTTCATCGTCATCTTCATCGTCATCTGCAGCTTCGGATCATAGCAGTAAACGATCGCATTCACCAAGTATAACAAACGAAACAAGCATATCAAACAGAATGAACACGCTGAACTCGTCGAATGATGGAAAATTGTGCATATCGTTAAAACTTGAAAATCAGACTTCTCATGAACAACGAAAAAGTTTCTACAGgaataataattgtataaACAAATCAGATACACAACTTACTATTAATAAGAAACAAAATGGGGAAGAAGCTCATGAATCCATTGACTACTTAACTTTGTTAAAGCAGGATAGAAATGTTTTTAACAATCAAGCAGAATACTTTTTCTGTTGTAGTATTTGCGGAATTCCTTGTgccagtaaaaaaaaaaaacatgaacaCTGTCAGgtgaaaaattatgtaatattcgacgaaaataaaatttatattaatgatgAAGACGACTGTGAGAGTAGCAGCACGGGAAGTGATAATTCCTTCGAGGATGAAGTGGATAAAGTGGGCGAAGTGGGTGGAATGGACGAAGTGGATAAAGTGGGCGAAGTGGGTGGAATGGACGAAGTGGGTGGAATGGACGAAGTGGGTGGAATGGACGAAATGGGTGGAATGGACGAAGTGGGTGGAATGGACGAAGTGGATAAAGTGGACGAAGCGGGTGGAGTGCTGACTGCGGGTGAAGAGGTTGACGAGGATGCCACAAAAAGGTACAACACCTGTGTGTGTGGTGAAAAGGGATCCATTATGAGAAGGAGGAATGCTGATGGGTATAGCGGAAACATGAACAGTTTAACGGACTATGGTAGTGCAAAGGGTAAAGCCATCAGTAGCAACAAACATGAAGAGGAAGAAATGGACAGCAGCGAAATTAAAGCATTTCAAGATATACAAAAGGAAATAttaggaaaaagaaaaatagataaagtatttttaaattatttaaaaaaaatacatagaTTTCCAAAGCAGTTAATAAGGTATTCATATAAAGGGACAGCATTATATACTTCTAGTATAATTTCAAATAGtaatcaaaataatattatctgTAATAATGGAACTCTagagaaaaagaataaaacattatttaatGTTAATGACATTCCTTATTgtcatatatgtaaaaggAGGAAGGTTTTCGAGTTTCAAGTTCTTTCGActgttataaattatatcaaaataaaaaaaaaaattttacttaaccaaaaaacaaaaaaaagcgATGCCATTAATCTTAAATTTGcacatatagatatatatacatgtgaaAACAATTGTGATGTgtatgatataaataatatgaaggAAAGGCTGACGAGGTCAGAAACGAGTAGGTACATACAGGAGTATGCCTGCGTGCAGGTGGAGAAGTAA
- the PmUG01_03022800 gene encoding conserved Plasmodium protein, unknown function — translation MTVVNLSLVAVTFLMMGKLNGIQIYGNEITHGDGNRNTVAASVSSAASTSSTAHAASNVNHKLLKDSDTEFEATLKNFLKSNISNDKKNKEMFDEDKFIENNKDFIKKQILSDLYSKFMVDIVNNSTLNFLENLNSEQSGNNEFQIELEESCSPFFCEKIMKAKEIYIKRNEETVNDDAKSMNRNNNAIEDISSLETTPLNNNEKEVKLHKGEQMYERVQNLDDVKGTDTNEETNIDAVFSKTYNNNNGEEHQKIIFTDGDNVYVLEEITQGDNNFNDEDLNKQSMDQEIKMHVPVEGKRTKEEYKTFGIDVDDNSNTSDVLYVSNSDVINHIQKDSEKGIHEHDLRKNKTNEEEEATHNRIYSDESSTNSSNIDDDIFNMSEEELSKKIFDDVRMNSEDKVECYNFSNNEEKCNSFKKCTYVNIDNKDTCFLDYNYMLFLKNNNCALQSKSSLLALSKDLLRNDIINRQMFQLLRNSNNNNFICDTITYSFLTNVVDNTNYEDIFS, via the exons ATGACTGTGGTGAATCTCTCTCTTGTAGCTGTAACGTTCCTCATGATGGGGAAGCTTAACGGAATACAAATATACGGAAATGAAATAACACATGGGGATGGTAACAGAAACACAGTAGCAGCATCGGTCTCATCTGCCGCTTCGACATCATCTACCGCACATGCTGCGTCGAATGTTAATCATAAGTTGTTAAAAGATAGTGATACAGAGTTTGAAGccactttaaaaaattttttaaaaagcaaTATTAGTAATGATAAGAAGAACAAAGAAATGTTTGATGAAGATAAGTTTATAGAGAATAATAAAGATTTTATAAAGAAACAAATATTGTCCGATTTGTATAGTAAGTTTATGGTTGATATAGTAAATAATAGtacattaaattttttggaaaatttaaattcTGAACAGTCAGGTAATAACGAGTTTCAAATTGAGCTTGAAGAGAGTTGCTCACCTTTTTTCTGTGAGAAAATTATGAAAGCAAAGGAAATTTATATCAAAAGAAATGAAGAAACAGTTAACGATGATGCAAAGAGTATGAACAGAAATAATAATGCCATTGAAGATATATCTTCTTTAGAAACTACCCCTTTGAACAACAACGAAAAGGAggtaaaattacataaaggAGAACAAATGTATGAACGTGTTCAGAATTTAGATGATGTGAAAGGTACTGACACAAATGAAGAGACAAATATTGATGCAGTTTTTTCTAAAACGTATAATAACAACAATGGTGAAGAACATCAAAAGATTATCTTTACTGATGGTGATAATGTTTACGTGCTTGAGGAAATTACTCAAGGAGATAACAATTTTAATGATGAAGATTTGAATAAACAGAGTATGGACCAAGAAATTAAAATGCATGTACCTGTTGAAggaaaaagaacaaaagaagaatataaaacTTTTGGTATAGATGTAGATGATAATAGTAACACGTCAGATGTACTATATGTTTCTAATTCTGATGTAATAAACCATATACAAAAAGACAGTGAAAAGGGTATACACGAACACGATTTGAGAAAGAATAAAACGaatgaagaagaggaagCAACACACAATAGAATATATTCAGATGAATCCTCTACCAACTCAAGTAACATAGATgatgatatatttaacatgAGTGAAGAAGAATTgtcgaaaaaaatatttgacgATGTTAGAATGAATAGTGAAGACAAAGTTGAGTGTtacaatttttcaaataatgaagaaaaatgcAATAGCTTTAAAaagtgtacatatgtaaacatTGACAATAAGGATACTTGTTTTCTAGACTACAACTACATGCTATTTTTGAAGAATAACAACTGCGCGCTTCAGTCAAAATCTTCGCTCCTCGCCTTGTCGAAGGACTTACTCAG GAATGACATAATAAACAGACAGATGTTCCAACTTCTAAGAAACAGTAACAACAACAACTTCATTTGTGATACCATCACTTACTCCTTTTTGACAAATGTTGTTGACAACACGAACTATGaagatattttttcataa
- the PmUG01_03022900 gene encoding transcription initiation factor IIA subunit 1, putative, with amino-acid sequence MSLLRDSDLEQVHKKIINSTIEKCSQFYNARILEAIKIRWLKIYEQKLMNKDQTSEQKNTGFEFTQANANDADFDEDEFEDAEVEEKDFFEFPVQAEDDEDELNELDNISISDLSDVDPPTNNVIVGICDKISKPCGRRNASSNWKIKLKGGLMKVDGKEMFFRSLQGELEF; translated from the exons ATGTCGCTTTTAAGAGATTCCGACCTAGAACAAGtgcacaaaaaaattattaatagtacCATAGAAAAATGTAGTCAGTTCTACAATGCAAGAATTCTGGAGGCTATTAAGATTAGATGGCTAAAGATATACGAACAGAAACTGATGAATAAGGACCAGACGAGCGAGCAAAAAAATACAGGATTTGAATTCACGCAAGCGAATGCCAACG ATGCCGATTTTGATGAGGATGAATTTGAAGATGCCGAAGTTGAAGAGAAagatttttttgaatttccTGTACAAGCTGAAGACGACGAAG ATGAGTTGAATGAACTAGATAACATTTCTATAAGTGACTTGAGTGATGTAGACCCTCCGACGAACAACGTTATCGTTGGGATATGCGATAAG ATATCAAAGCCTTGCGGGAGAAGAAATGCGAGCAGCAATTGGAAAATTAAGTTGAAGGGGGGACTAATGAAG GTGGACGGCAAAGAGATGTTTTTTCGAAGTTTGCAAGGGGAGCTTGAATTTTAA